From Desulfovibrio inopinatus DSM 10711:
TTGAAAAAGTTGAAATAAATTCTTAATAGTCTATTTTATATGTTTATTTTAGAACTTTTTCCAACCTATCCCTTCCAACGAGAAGCTTACTTTTCTTTAAGATAAGAAAGTACCGCGTCCCGAGCCTCATTGAACGCTTCCAAACGTTCAGCAATCGTCTCTGCTAAATTAACGTCCTTTTCTTCCACCAATGCCACCTCTAACTTCAGAGCCAAATCGTGACAATGTGCCGCCCCTACTGCACCACAACTATTTCTCATGGAGTGCAGTAACTGGGCTAATCCACGTCGATCATCCTGAAGATATTTTTTCTCAATATTTTGTGCTGTCTCGTCGAACTCAGCGAGAAATATCCTACACAGCTCTCTGAGCAAATTTTCATCATTCTCAACAAGTTGAAGAGCAATATCAACCCGTAGGATTGACTTCTCTTCTCTCTTCCTATGAGAAGAAGGAATATCACTCGCGTGAGCTTTAGGGACTATTTCCTGATTTGTTGTCGTCAATCTTCCAATGGCCCCAAGCAGTTGCGAGAAATCAATAGGTTTTGTCACAAACGCATCAACTCCAGCTTCAAAACACGCTTTTCGAACATCTGCTAAAGCGTGAGCAGTCAAAGCAATGATTAGAATTGATGGAGAGCGCACACCACTTTTACCGGATCGAATCAATTTTGTGGCTTGAAATCCATCCATTTCTAGCATGTCCATATCCATAAGAACAACATCAAAGTCCTGCTCACGCAGAGCTTCAATGACAAGTATCCCATTTTCCACTACGGTCAGGCTGTGCCCCAATTTTTTGGCCATCGTCTCCAACAAACGAACATTCATGGGATTATCTTCAGCAAGAAGCAAACGAACAGGTTGTGCCGGCTCCACAATTCCATCCAAAATCACATTCGGAGCTTTCGTTGGTGAAGCTTGCTCTGCATCACCGGGTTCAAGTGGGAGCCAAAAGGAAAAAGTACTTCCTTTTCCCAAGGTGCTTTCGACTATTAATTCTCCTTCCATAAGCTCAACGAGTGACGGCAGATAGCGAGCCCGAGCCCTGTTCCCGCAACACGTATTCCTGCGTTCTGACTAGCCTGGTGGAATGGTTCAAAAATAGCATCGAGTTTATCAGCTTCAATGCCTTGACCTGTATCTACAACTTCGAACGTAACGACTCCAAAAGGATACTTAGTCTGCTGTGTATGATCAACGGCAATAGAGACCGTAATGAAACCATTATGAGTAAATTTTACAGCGTTACTGATTAAATTTACTACAACTTGCCGAATTCGCATCTGATCACCGAAGTACCACTCTTGAACATCATCCGTTTGAATGAGTTCCAATTTTATATTTTTATCCCGTGTGAGCGTTTCAAATGTCTTTATAATGGAATCAAGTAGCACAGATAGAGAGAAATGTTCAGGCTCTATTTCAAGTTTTTCAGCTTCTATTTTTGAAAC
This genomic window contains:
- a CDS encoding response regulator encodes the protein MEGELIVESTLGKGSTFSFWLPLEPGDAEQASPTKAPNVILDGIVEPAQPVRLLLAEDNPMNVRLLETMAKKLGHSLTVVENGILVIEALREQDFDVVLMDMDMLEMDGFQATKLIRSGKSGVRSPSILIIALTAHALADVRKACFEAGVDAFVTKPIDFSQLLGAIGRLTTTNQEIVPKAHASDIPSSHRKREEKSILRVDIALQLVENDENLLRELCRIFLAEFDETAQNIEKKYLQDDRRGLAQLLHSMRNSCGAVGAAHCHDLALKLEVALVEEKDVNLAETIAERLEAFNEARDAVLSYLKEK